The region GCTACATGATAGGCCTCTATGAATTTGTTTCTTGCTGTGCATAACCACAAGTAGGCACGGGTAAACCATAGGTGTTGCCAAATAGGTTGCACTTTTATAACAGCAGATAGAGAGGATTTAGTCTATAAACCTCAAACCAGAACTGTGATGAGTGTAAAGCTGTGCGATTAGCTAACATTCACTGTTGGGAAGGCCAGCATTGTAAATGGGTGAGTGAGGGGGTGAGAAAGAGACagctttttagaacattagaagaatcTAGATAAatacaggccattcatcccaacaaagctcaccagtcctatccactttattcttccaaaataacattaagtccagttttgaaagtccctaaagtccaaatgtctaccatgctacttggtaacttattccatatgtctgcggttccttgtgtgaagaaaaacttctgaagGATTATGCCaactttacccttaacaagtttccaactgtgtccctatgttcttggtgaactcattttaaagtaacagtcttaatccactgtactaatttcattcataattttaaacataataataattcattacatttatatagcgcttttctcagtactcaaagcactatccacacagggaggaacagggaagcgaacccacaatcttccacagtctccttactgcaaagcagcagcactaccactgcgccacctgtgcaCAATTCAATtatatctcctcttaatctccttttgcttaaacgtTCATAATTAATTTCCTGTAGCACAGGAATCAGCCTaattgctcttctttggactttttctagcactgcaatGTTCCTTTTGTAGccttgagaccaaaactgcacacagtactccaagtgAGGCTTCActggtgtgttataaagcttcaatatcaccttcttggacttgtactctacacatcagggcgctatataacctagcacactgttaaccttcttaatggcttctgaacattgtctgccagttgatagtgtcaagtccactatgccACTTAAAttcttcttataaggtgtacttttgatttttagaccatccattgtgtattcaaacctaacatttttacttactccatgtaatatactacatttacttacattaaattactgacaatccacctagcttgttatcatctgcaaacttaaccttcttcttatttatattcctatccaaatcattcatatatattaaaaatggccaCTGCCCTAGAACTGACACCACTGTTAATTTCACcaaattctgatagggttccgtgcaccataaccctctgctttctgtgtctgagccaattttacacccatatactgtacatacaacaccctgaactcccacttcttttagtttgatgcccaacctctcatttgGTATcttatcaaatgccttctgaaagtcAAGCTTTAGTGTGGTACTTGTGAGGTGAACAAATGGGAAGCAGAAAGGTCAAGTCACATGGCAGACAGGGACAACATGTAACTAAGAAGGCCCAGAGATAAAACAGGAGTGGATTCatcatttgtcttttactttataACACACATCTTGACTTTTTTAGTTTGTCCAGGAATGGCACTTTCTATTTTAGGatattaaaacacatttattagaaaatggagctTGGAATGAGCCAAATGATATAAAACCACAAGTATCTCCTGGatttaaatatacagttaaaCCAACATGGCCTACCTTTCTTCTTGCAGATGTGACTAAATGATGCGTCATGCTCCTCATGGGAATGCTTACATTTGCACATTGCCCTCCAAGTGTCTGGATCAAAACCTGGACGCTTTTTTAACCAGAACTCCCCAACATCTTCAGGTCGTGAAGGGATAAAGGCAAAGGCTTTACACCTGCATGACTGGACAGCACAGGGCACATGGACGCTACTGCctacaataaacaaacaatgaaTCAGACACAGTAACAATGGAAACCCACTGAGACCCCCATATGCTGAGCAACAGAGGAACTCCTACACTTGCATAAAGTGCAGGTGGCACATTTCCTGATGATGTCAGCTGAGCGCTTTCTCACTCTTAGTCCAACTTTTTAAGCAGCACAGGCACTACAGCGGTGCAGTAAATATGACATTTTACCAAAAATGGCAGAGCTCCAAATTATAGATATACAACAAAGTTTACTGACAGCAGGTGCACTTCATTCTGAGTgactgaagcaaacaattttcCAGCATGGTCAAATAATGGGCATGAAATGCTGAGTAGGTCTTCTTGCCTTAGATTATGTCTAGCATGACTAGTTGTTGAGACCTTGGGAAGCCTGGAATATACTAAGTTCTTCAAATGTTTGACATCAAATTCTGTAAAGAATTTGTGGTTGCGTTCATGTGCTATCTGCATTTCCAGAGTTACCATTTATGACATCTTAATTTTCAGTCAGCATTTTGGGAGAAACATGAGGTTGCGTTTGTTATATTTCAACCAAGGTTCTTcccttggctggggttcaaattcacgtgttatgtctattttgttcatttctgattcttttatttatcttgattatgtgcatcattctttatttttgattgtgtCTCTGTATATAAGCTGCCCttgttatgttccatgttttgtttttggttggcCAACCAGGAGACAGGGCCACTTACCAAACACTGCCAGAAACTGCACTTCACCCTATAAATCGGAAGGGTCTTTAACAATACCTGgtagttcattgtgaatgtgctctggagTTGATGAGTTCCTGTGCcttttcagaatcagaattcactttattggtcaGATACAccaatgtgtactaggaatttgtcttgagaGGATcagtgcaacatacaaggacaacacagaatacaaaagataaaatataaaatgataaaatataagggcAATACAAAACATAAAGAGATAGCAGGATTGAAATATGTCCAGGCAGTCCAGTATGCAGGTATACATAGATACTGAGTAGAATATCAGACCTGATTAGTCAGAATAACTGCACATGGAAAAGAACTGTTTTGGTGACAtgttgttttagttttcattgcATGAAGATGTTTGCCGGAGTGAAGTTTTTGAAAAGGTCATGCCCCGGGTGACTCAGATCTTTGTGGCTCTCTTCCTTATCCTGGACTCATATAGAACTTGAATGTGCAGTGAGTTACCACCTATGATCCTTACACAGGCTTTGATCATACACTGCAGATTGTCTTTAGCCTGAACAGAGgaagcaccaaaccagacagttattGATGAGGTTAGAATGGACTCAGTGATGGCTGTGCAGAATTGGACCAATActgcttgagggagattgaataTCCTCAGCtgaaacaaaaagaacattctctgctgggctttcttaataatacAAGTGATGTTATTATACCACTTAAGGTTTTCTGCCCAGTACCTTAAATGACTCTGTCATCCCAATGGCTGAGCCATGTACAAGCgataggtgagcaggtgactgtttcctgaaatctatgatcatctccagagttttttgaatgttaaatTATGGCTGCACCACAATGTCAAATTTTCCACTTCTTGTCTGTATATGCAATAAACTTCATTTGAAATGAGGTCTATTAGtgtgatgtcatctgcaaatttaggAAGTTTGATAAACAAATCACCAGaggtacagtcatttgtataatgTGAGAATAGTGGGGAAAGGAAACATCCCTGTGGCGCACCAGTACTAAGGGTTAATGGGTCAGACATGTATGTGCCCAACCACACATACTGTTTCCTATCTGTAAGAAAGTCTGTGATCCAATGGCAGATTGAACTGGGTGAGTTTCTTGTCCAGGAGCACTAggatgattgtattgaaagcagagctaaagtcAACAAACAAGATCCTCACATATGCACCTGGCTTATCAAGGTGTTGGTAAAAAAATCTCAGACTTAAATTCACTGCATTATCCACAGACTGGTTGGctctgtatgcaaactgaaatgggtccaggaagTATTCTGTAGAATTGTTGAGGTAATTCAGAATAAGGTGTTCACCACAGAGGTTAAAGCTACTGGTCTGCAGTCATGCAGGCCtgtgacttttgatttttttttgctattggaATAATGGTGGAGACCTTGAAGCAGGTAGGAACAGTGCGCAGATCCAGAGACTGGTTCATGACAGCACAATTCTTCATGTGACATCATTGAAAAGCTAGCTCTGTGTGAAGAGCTCATCTATATTTTCATTAAAGTGAACATAAAGTAAATTCTGGAAAGCAAACTCAAACCAtaggagaggaagttggaagaatggagaagggctttggaagatacagcattgaagataaacaggaagaaaaCAGCACATGattaggattcagaagttagcatgCTGGGAGAGATACTGAAATGATTGGATACATTTAATATCTAGTATCAGTGGTAGCCAAAGATTGAAAATTatatgcagagataacccacagaatACAGTGTGGatgatggaacaactggaagaaggtataaGGAGTCTTGTGCGATTGAAGAGTTAAggtaaattttaaaagtaaaagtcaCCTTAAGAcattggtaagaccagcaatgatgtatggaaccGAGAGATGGGCagtaaaggaaggacaggagaaaaagttgaatgtggaacaaatgaaaatgttgagatggatatgtggagttataaaaatggacaaaatcagaaatgagacaatcagaggtacaacaaaagtgggagagatatctaagaaagtacaagaaaggatgttgaagtggtatggacatgtgatgaggagagacaatgattATATGGGCAAAAGAGtggtgggaatggaagtacaaaggaagagaaagcaagggaggccaaagtgaagctggatggataaagtaaaagaagatctgaaggataagggtttgactgaggaggaggtgcaggaccaagccgTCTGGAGATGGTTGATCAAGCAAGTTGACCCAACTttgaagtgggaaaagaagaagaagaagaagtctcaAACCataattaaatacacaatattaAGCAAATGATTTTGGACTATCTcatattttgagttttgttttaatctaCTGTTTTGGTTAAACTATTATTGTTAAGAGTTATGACACaacatttgtatttattacaaaCTTATGAATAATATTTTGCGGACGAATGATGTGTTTTGGACTTTCCATAGTTTTGGTTTCTATCTGTATGATATATTAATGGTATACAACTGGGTAACTTGTATCACATTAATCAATTTGTGTAACAGCAGATTATTACAATCAGAAGACAAACAGATGTATGTCTAATGCATTCTGCTGCTGTGCAGTAATGGCAGCATCACAAGGGTGTATCACAGTACTACGTGAACATTCTCATCCAGTTATTAGCTTTCAATGgaagaacagacagacagacagacagacagacagacagacagacagacagacagacagacagacagacagacagacagacagacagatagatagatagatagatagatagatagatagatagatagatagataggaaaggtattatataatagatagacaaataCCTATCACCAATAAATGAGCTTTCACTGAGGAAAAAGTTTTTGCCTTAATTGTCATTTCTTTTCTGAAAGGCTATAGATTTTTGCAACACCCCTCATACTAAGTTTATACAATACCtctgtttttttcattcatttttgattttttttttagtttttgacttGTTTATGTCTGTTTGAACAGTGGACATATTTATACTGTGTCATAGTTCCTGGACCCTGATTAAATTCCTGACTTCTGATGTCCAGGTTTGTGTGGATTTGTTTCAGTGTCAACAATTTAGAGGCATCAAATTGGTCCAGTTTGGCCTAATGTGACAGGACAGGCTCTGGGTTCCAGAAACTCAATATTGCAAACAGTAGATTCAGTAatggatatatttatttgtaaatatgtttttatCATGCAGTTAAAACTTGCATGTACAAATGCATATAGAAATAGTAAAGACATCCCTCCTTCAGGGTCTAAAAAATTCccttcatccacccattttctagcAGTATTATTCCAATTAGACCCACATTTTACACTACTTGTCTGTGTCTCTTACAAACAAAGGTACTTTTAACAAGCTTCAGGGAAAGGGTGTTGTAACAAAGACTACACTGAACAGAATTATTACTGAATCTGACTAGGCATACCTGTATAGTTCTTGTGCTCTTTCAGCAAGTGCCCACAAAAACATTTTGAGCCGTCACCAACTCGAAAGCAGTCCCAGGTAAACTCTGGACATCTCCAGCCAATGTACACACCTGCCAAACAAAACATGGAAGTGAAAGGAAATCACAGATAGTCACCGCACCAATTTTTATGAAAAAGAGAAACACAGAAGAATGAAATCGGGTTACTGGACCACTCTTACTATGTTGGTAACAAATAGTCAATCCTGGAAAAGTATTGCAGGCGGaatttcttatacatttttaaggAAAACAGTTAAATACTTCTGTAAATTACATTGATTGCTTCCCACTATAGAAGGTGGTCTACTATGTTCAATAACAGTGAATGTTACATGTCCAAGTGGCCTGATATCTGTAGTGAAGCTAACTTCCATGAAAAAGGGCAGAGTGCCATGACTGGAAAGCTTTACCCTGCTTACTTTAGATATCTACCTGACCTGCTGCTGCAGTTTCCACACTTTCCCCAGACATAAAACGGCAGCGATACGTCTTTctaaataatacagccaattacTGCCAATATACTGATAAAAATATTGAGCAAAATTATGCATAAACTAATACAAACTGAATTTCTTTTGCATTACCTGAAAATAACAAAGAACCCTTTACATGTCACAGACTCAACCTTTGCAGTTTTCTTTATCACAGACagggaaacgttaacattattcaaagttattgtctgtttttacctgcatttttattactctttaatttaatattgtttttgtatcagtatgctgctgctggagtatgtgaatttccccttgggattaataaagtatctatctatctatctatctatctatgagtttgTCTTTTGGCCATTAAGTGTCACCTCTGTTCTCACGTGGCTTCTAGCACTTCTATGCACACGACACGGCTTCATCTGCTGGTTTcctctgtgtttcttttttcttcgctGTCCAATCTACTGTACTTTACATTCTAATACTTGTCCTCTGCTTAGATTCCTCCTTTCTTAATTGAATCCTCTCTTCTCTTGCCTtcttaaaagcaaaaatattttcatcttggCACAAACATTTAAAGTGAAGATCTGAGAAGTAGGGATCTGCACTcaatccacaaaacatttgatgcTGCCATCAGAAGTGAAGAAAACTAAACAGATTTGGCTTGTTTGGTGTAGTAGAATGAAATCATTAAGAAGCCACAGAAATAGGTAACACTAAATTGGAAATTGGTTGGTGCAAAAATGGTGGCCATacaggagttttttgttttttcaatgtctctaatggttttattcttattcttccgcctcataatggcttctttgactttcattagcaCAGCTCtcatcctcatgttgaacaatggaaaCTTCAAACTCCAAAGAGTATAAGTAAGCTAGACAACTGATGAAGCAATGGAACACACCTGAGGAGTCACAtgcacctgtgacgccaattctCCCAAACATGAAATGAGGGGCCCATGTAGAAAGCTTGTtgttatttctacatggtgtgatcgaaatgtttgcaaatccccttcaatgaaagtcCGCAATGTGCAATCACGTCtcaattgtttgatttgttaaactgtaaagcacaggggaaaatcaaggaaaaaattagtctttgtcccaaacataacGGAGGGTACTGCAGGTTGATTAAAAATGGACAGTctgttgggaaaaaaaacaactttcaaacCTGTTTGTATCGCCTTCAGTGCTGCTTCACGTTCAGGATCGAAAAGCTCCTTCACTCTTTCGCCAAACTTCTCTCTGTGCATGGCTTGGGCGACCGATATGACATCGCCCCTAGATGAAGGCACAATCGGATTTATTGTATAACCTGTTTAGtagtttaaaaaagaaagcaaaaaaatcatAAGGCCATCATTACAAGTACGTGAATATGAAAGCATTCTCTGACATTAGCAAATTAGCTTCAAATTTGCTATTAACACAAAAGGTAATTATAAAAACGACGAAACTAAAAATAACCATCTTGGAGACCGAAAGGGGCGATACGGTACCTCTGCAAAGTGGGCTCAGACTGGCAGCTCTTACGGGTGCCACCTGCAGACCCTTGGGCTTTAGTGTCGCGGCATCTGTCGCAGGTGTCGTCTTTCCGGGGTTGCCTCTCGAGCCGGCAGTGGTGCATATTTTTGGGTTGTCACGCCTCGGTCCCTGTATTTTGGCCGCAGAAGCCCTGCCTTCAGGTATGTAGCTCGTGCCGGCTGCCCCACTCACTTTCTGGGCATCGCTGATTCGAGCTGTCATTCCAGCAACACTCTTTGAATCAGCCACTCCGGTTCTCCTCCGGTCTTGGTATTTCGCATCGCTTGTGTTGCCGGAATCGTCGCCTGAAAAACTCTTCACAAATGTCGCGCATTTCTTttttctatccattttcaaaGGTTTAAGAACTGAAGGATTGGATCACATAATaaagcagctttaaaaagtgTCTGTTACGTCTTGtgttgattatatatatatatatattttttctgattcGGATTTCCCAAATCCCTTTAAAAATCTGTCCCAGCTACATACACTGTGTTGCTAATCTGCAGAATCGCAGTGAAAAGGGGCGTCcctttatgtaaatatatacctttatctTTCTCTTGGGCGTGGTCATATGTAAACTTCGCGCGGTCGTATTTTAACAATGTTATTTCAACATGTAAAAGCAGTTCGCTTTTGACAAACACAGGTATTAAAATCAGGCGCTCCTCAATTATTTCCTATTCTGTTCAAATTATAAAACATTAAGACCTAAAAGCGCCCAATCAGGCATCACTGACGAGTACTAATGTAGGCGGAGTATTACACTAATTCGCGCGTGGCAACTGTTGCTAAGGGAGGGTGGCGAGAGCCGCTCCCGGAAGCTCAAGTTCTTGTGTGGCCACTGAACCTCGTGAACgctagtgatgggaactccggctcttttcaaagcttcggctcttcgcctttaaagagccggctcttacggctcccgaatggctcttcgtttagtatcacttggatgcttatattttagcctaattaagcaattatgaatggtttgtgtatagcctaagcaatttcttatttattgttttcagacattacgtatttttatgcattttttcattacaataaatacacagttactattgtttaacattttaataaaagctttaaatgaacaacttaacacaaaaacacagcaaacaaattaaataaaggccaaactcaacaacaacaacacaacactatgactctttgaataaaagtttttaggccaggttggcattcagaaatgccagatgcctcagcttagatgggctgatgcgatttctcctctccgtgattatttgtcctgtttttgagaagactctttctgaggggaccgatgtagcgacaatgcaaagtcttcctaccattaccttaaccaggcgtaggtagactgcagccttggcctcccaccagctcggtgggtcttcagatctttggatgaggggctcctcaagataggacctcaactccagcatagcatcagctgtgggatttctccttgcagtgtttcctgttgctctttcgtcaaagagcctccacacagcagaagcttgttgTTCCTGTGAACACggccctgctccaatttcttcctcttggccctctgatggaggagcagacaggccgctggggttgcatcttgctgctgctgcacttattctttgaaatgcctcatccacagctcttttgtcattaaatgctacctttttccagagcagtggtttctgaaagcacagtgttgtactccatcctcagatactgtatatagttatggaataattgtttgggacaaagtttttctgctagggagaacatacatggggtttaaggcctgtacaaaagttgtaaatcctcaGTCCTCCACAgtggaaaatggttgaaagtcgctagctatcattgtagccagctcctcatcgacacttatttgtttgtttggcgtcatttttttccgaataaatgtgcttattttggtttgaactgaagaccgtgttatacctgcagtttttggtaagacagtggatgctgcagcagaagtatttgactcttttccagggtcagtggatggcaggagagagggcacgctctcctccagttgtaCGGatggtgggtggttcttatatgtctgtgcaggtttgttgttgagcctgctctaacggatattttcatattacaaattctgcacttagctttgcagtctccaatatcactgaaatgcagccagatgctgcttctttttcggctttcactcatttcttcactcttcttttttccttcacgatgcgcttgcatttaaatctggttcctcgtctgtcgcagcgacaggtacactgtgtacctggcctgtaccaacactcgctgtcttcggagcgtctgcccccctttcttctttcacataatggtacgatcctagtccgatgtgttgttcgtgaacgagccggcattatgagccaatgttctgtgtgcccatataagtaaagtcccgcccttgccgaatggattttcagcagagctgagcaggagcggctgaagcttcggctctgctcgacgggcatcggctcctctcgttcgcttcaaagcatcggctcttagagccggctcgttcgtGAACGACACATCACTAGTGAACGCAAAGCCAGGTGGGTGTCAAATTAAGTAGAGTTGTCAGAAAGTGTCACTAAATGATATAGTCGACAGACTGGGATACAGTTAGCTATGACAGAGTGTTAATGCAATTAAAGCAACACGAGAGTGAGGGTTCTTTTTAACTTTTGCTCAGAGGCGTAGTTGGGCTTTTCAGCggccggggacaactgaagatttcgcgccccctcctgcaatgtttctgggtgggagtcaagcatgttagagtagtggaggggataaattattgtctgttggatatgttttttatttactttttagtgcatttaagaatggaaaacatttcattctaaaatttcgtAAAATCAATTTGGTGCatcctggatgctgcgcccggggacagatgccCCCCTTGACCCCCCCAGCGTCGTGTTGTTATCATACGTAATAAAGAGGCAAGACCAGGGTGAATATCTATAACTAACACATTGAGTATTCTTACGAACTTTCCATTATAGAGTCCATTGACACTCAGAAACTATAATGGTAGCATTGTGTGCAGGACTGGAACCAAACTCTGGATAGGGCATCACTTTGTAAAAAGACAcactattaaaaaagaaaaaaatcggacatacagtggattcagaaagtatgcagaccccttcactttctgcacaatatattttgttgtagacttcattttaaatggacacctttgccatttttgcccatcaatttaggctcaatatcccataatgagaaagtgaaaacacgTTTGCAGAAGGGTCTGTAAAATTATTaaattcaaaaattgaaatctcagcAGAGAACCTCTaaaactctgttagagtgacttagccacctctctgactaaggccctttttgCCTGGTcagccagctgtaggaagagtcctcaTCATTCCAGATATcttccatttcagaattattgaggccactgtgccccTGGgagcactcaaagctttagaaatggttttatatactTGGCCTGATCTATGTGTTACCACATCATTTGATCATAGAGgtccttgaacttcatggcttgacttttgtcctgacatgcagggTGAATTGTGGGGCCTCATCCTTTATAcaggaaaattaaagcaaacagaatgcaccgtagcacaatttggagtgtaacagCAAAGGGTCTTATtgcttatatgaatgagaaatttctgatttttaataaatttgcggctacatggtggcgcagtggtaacactgctgccttgcagtaaggagaccttggttcactttctccccgtgtctgtgtgggtttcctctgggtactccggtttcctcccacagtccaaaggcatgcaggttaggtgcattggctatactaaattgtcccaagtgtgtgcttggtgtgtgtgtgtgtgtgccctgcggtgagctgcagccctgcccggggtttgctcctgccttattccctgtgctggctgggattggctccagcagacccctgtgaccctgtagttaggatatggcgtgttggaaaatgactgactaataaATTTGCATgtctttctaaaaacatgttttcactttgtcatgtgTTATAAAGTGCAATTTGAtgtgaaaaatagaaaatatgtcTATTTAAAACGAAATCTTCAACACAAAGTGTGAAGGAAGTAAAGGAGtctgaattatttaaaatgtgaaacgacatgtcacattagacgacttttccagcaattttcagtcacagatttcatttacataatctaaaTGAGTTGGAGGCAGTGGGTAGTGAGACCCCCATGACTATCAGTCATCTAGTCTGACAAATCCAATGACCCAGTCCAACCAAACCTACCCTGACAAAAACGAAACTGGTTGCAGGATTGACTGctgtgtgcatgacagctgatAACCAATGAATTCTCATCTGGTAGTACAATGCATATAGTGCAATAACGAGGAAGGAGGAGCGCAGGTGTTGTAGACCTCGCTAAaagaagagaggctcatctgttTGAAGACTTGTGTTTGTCATAACATAAACAACGGGAAAAGGTTAAAATGGTCTGAAATTGCAGCTGAACCCTTCGTACATGTAAACTCTTTGAACAGCATTGGCTCCGTCAGGGAGTTCTTTATTGGCTTTCCAAAAAAGCAGCAAGTTTTTGGAAATgtaaa is a window of Erpetoichthys calabaricus chromosome 7, fErpCal1.3, whole genome shotgun sequence DNA encoding:
- the wu:fb59d01 gene encoding protein FAM221B isoform X2, with product MDRKKKCATFVKSFSGDDSGNTSDAKYQDRRRTGVADSKSVAGMTARISDAQKVSGAAGTSYIPEGRASAAKIQGPRRDNPKICTTAGSRGNPGKTTPATDAATLKPKGLQVAPVRAASLSPLCRGYTINPIVPSSRGDVISVAQAMHREKFGERVKELFDPEREAALKAIQTGVYIGWRCPEFTWDCFRVGDGSKCFCGHLLKEHKNYTGSSVHVPCAVQSCRCKAFAFIPSRPEDVGEFWLKKRPGFDPDTWRAMCKCKHSHEEHDASFSHICKKKGCRCLSFESSFLCASCDRRWEQHETFFDTETSRKQSGLPYGEDFLPFAEMPSLRNAVLTGKEHDDSMFKAITGNAE
- the wu:fb59d01 gene encoding protein FAM221B isoform X3; the encoded protein is MDRKKKCATFVKSFSGDDSGNTSDAKYQDRRRTGVADSKSVAGMTARISDAQKVSGAAGTSYIPEGRASAAKIQGPRRDNPKICTTAGSRGNPGKTTPATDAATLKPKGLQVAPVRAASLSPLCRGYTINPIVPSSRGDVISVAQAMHREKFGERVKELFDPEREAALKAIQTGSSVHVPCAVQSCRCKAFAFIPSRPEDVGEFWLKKRPGFDPDTWRAMCKCKHSHEEHDASFSHICKKKGCRCLSFESSFLCASCDRRWEQHETFFDTETSRKQSGLPYGEDFLPFAEMPSLRNAVLTGKEHDDSMFKAITGNAE
- the wu:fb59d01 gene encoding uncharacterized protein wu:fb59d01 isoform X1 → MDRKKKCATFVKSFSGDDSGNTSDAKYQDRRRTGVADSKSVAGMTARISDAQKVSGAAGTSYIPEGRASAAKIQGPRRDNPKICTTAGSRGNPGKTTPATDAATLKPKGLQVAPVRAASLSPLCRGYTINPIVPSSRGDVISVAQAMHREKFGERVKELFDPEREAALKAIQTGVYIGWRCPEFTWDCFRVGDGSKCFCGHLLKEHKNYTAFCNENMDEGTGSSVFHVYYYSSTDSTCYPFIYKGEGGNKNRFDSDKECMKNCSNKAQDTYPEGKEMCVLEPDPGMCLARMLKWYFDSKTKTCDTFIYGGCKGNGNNFETKKQCQDLCAPSSGRMGSGGSNQEEEPDGTSTDEGTIVGIIGGCMFIIALIAAISYFVIWRKKTKAKKGATKLEMA